The Lineus longissimus chromosome 2, tnLinLong1.2, whole genome shotgun sequence genome window below encodes:
- the LOC135483075 gene encoding uncharacterized protein LOC135483075 isoform X1, translating to MATCGCEPFSVATIDIPFVTGGKPIRGFSMDCGGSLIKLTSIIEQNQDSLKVRFESYEACRKGEVLDHIKSTILTDSSSNLKMSTVGVTIGHGTIETHAETISDVLGITPIQVDEFTAFTKGFHYGQKNLPRETFIKKNMQPETEKRGREFPALLAMVGSAVGYILVNEDGSHSQVNGTMMGGLYCYSVGKLLTGAKTYAEFAEMARRGDSKKLTVTTRDLFSGSYGDVDWDKVHSKIPFPLEVFPFGKIVREGLDIESLNKDDIARAWMHSVVAQILVTSVATAQKYCDENRVVYYAGSFAENDVFQSFHDIMPHHVYYDNRTVYPCFLNNAAYLGSLGGLLVGLESL from the exons ATGGCGACTTGTGGATGTGAACCGTTCAGTGTGGCGACCATCGACATTCCGTTTGTGACTGGAGGAAAACCAATAAGAGGCTTTTCGATGGATTGTG GCGGTTCACTTATCAAATTGACATCTATTATCGAACAAAATCAG GATTCCTTAAAAGTCCGTTTTGAATCATACGAAGCTTGTCGGAAAGGGGAAGTGTTAGATCATATAAAGTCGACCATCCTGACTGACAGTTCCAGTAATCTGAAAATGAGTACAGTTGGCGTAACTATAGGACATGGGACGATTGAGACACATGCAGAGACCATCAGCGACGTATTAGGAATAAC GCCCATCCAAGTGGACGAGTTTACCGCCTTTACGAAGGGTTTCCATTATGGCCAGAAAAATCTCCCGCGAGAGACGTTTATCAAGAAAAACATGCAGCCAGAAACCGAGAAAAGGGGAAGAGAATTCCCTGCCTTGCTCGCCATGGTCGGCTCAGCAGTTGGTTATATACTG GTAAATGAGGATGGAAGTCATAGTCAAGTTAACGGAACTATGATGGGCGGGTTATACTGTTATAGCGTTGGTAAGCTACTAACAGGCGCAAAG ACATATGCCGAATTTGCTGAAATGGCCAGAAGAGGGGATAGTAAAAAACTGACGGTGACAACGCGGGATCTGTTCTCGGGTTCCTACGGAGACGTCGATTGGGACAAAGTGCACAGCAAGATACCGTTTCCACTCGAAGTCTTTCCATTCGGAAAAATCGTCAGGGAAG GTCTAGATATCGAGAGCCTAAATAAGGACGATATAGCGAGAGCGTGGATGCATTCGGTCGTCGCCCAAATTCTGGTGACGTCAGTGGCAACAGCACAAAAATATTGTGACGAAAATAGGGTGGTGTACTATGCGGGTTCCTTTGCAGAAAACGACGTATTTCAGAGCTTCCATGACATTATGCCTCATCACGTATAT TACGATAACCGCACTGTCTACCCGTGCTTTCTCAACAACGCAGCGTATCTTGGGAGTCTTGGTGGGTTATTGGTCGGTCTCGAGAGTCTGTAA
- the LOC135483075 gene encoding uncharacterized protein LOC135483075 isoform X2: MYISTHITKDNVSPVSNLFCWKDSLKVRFESYEACRKGEVLDHIKSTILTDSSSNLKMSTVGVTIGHGTIETHAETISDVLGITPIQVDEFTAFTKGFHYGQKNLPRETFIKKNMQPETEKRGREFPALLAMVGSAVGYILVNEDGSHSQVNGTMMGGLYCYSVGKLLTGAKTYAEFAEMARRGDSKKLTVTTRDLFSGSYGDVDWDKVHSKIPFPLEVFPFGKIVREGLDIESLNKDDIARAWMHSVVAQILVTSVATAQKYCDENRVVYYAGSFAENDVFQSFHDIMPHHVYYDNRTVYPCFLNNAAYLGSLGGLLVGLESL; encoded by the exons ATGTACATCAGTACACACATCACCAAAGATAATGTATCACCGGTATCTAATCTTTTCTGTTGGAAGGATTCCTTAAAAGTCCGTTTTGAATCATACGAAGCTTGTCGGAAAGGGGAAGTGTTAGATCATATAAAGTCGACCATCCTGACTGACAGTTCCAGTAATCTGAAAATGAGTACAGTTGGCGTAACTATAGGACATGGGACGATTGAGACACATGCAGAGACCATCAGCGACGTATTAGGAATAAC GCCCATCCAAGTGGACGAGTTTACCGCCTTTACGAAGGGTTTCCATTATGGCCAGAAAAATCTCCCGCGAGAGACGTTTATCAAGAAAAACATGCAGCCAGAAACCGAGAAAAGGGGAAGAGAATTCCCTGCCTTGCTCGCCATGGTCGGCTCAGCAGTTGGTTATATACTG GTAAATGAGGATGGAAGTCATAGTCAAGTTAACGGAACTATGATGGGCGGGTTATACTGTTATAGCGTTGGTAAGCTACTAACAGGCGCAAAG ACATATGCCGAATTTGCTGAAATGGCCAGAAGAGGGGATAGTAAAAAACTGACGGTGACAACGCGGGATCTGTTCTCGGGTTCCTACGGAGACGTCGATTGGGACAAAGTGCACAGCAAGATACCGTTTCCACTCGAAGTCTTTCCATTCGGAAAAATCGTCAGGGAAG GTCTAGATATCGAGAGCCTAAATAAGGACGATATAGCGAGAGCGTGGATGCATTCGGTCGTCGCCCAAATTCTGGTGACGTCAGTGGCAACAGCACAAAAATATTGTGACGAAAATAGGGTGGTGTACTATGCGGGTTCCTTTGCAGAAAACGACGTATTTCAGAGCTTCCATGACATTATGCCTCATCACGTATAT TACGATAACCGCACTGTCTACCCGTGCTTTCTCAACAACGCAGCGTATCTTGGGAGTCTTGGTGGGTTATTGGTCGGTCTCGAGAGTCTGTAA
- the LOC135483076 gene encoding uncharacterized protein LOC135483076: MAPPKLFVFCSVLLLFCASGLAQLAKVTGSDVPAELEANCTMERLDDYRKPVTLSLLEEKFRWFTELKCRDECAKRAICGHANFNNRTRECQLVQRRAFHESYLSEQGLYVMWRKNCPLEHIWNRTDDPLKMVMCPMQPQTQRLSLKYAYKFAKHISNDVDASWWCQRDPICKGVYRNATWTNMHVFLYKAVVDESATGDITEISVKNCAPPGPQSGSACFFTAYNRKTVRGKSYYTKRDKNFRECYTMCQEDDECYAAYAREDRFRSRMKCKLYKKEAVTGLGRFKKEFDNAKVWLRNVCHE; the protein is encoded by the exons ATGGCTCCTCCAAAATTATTCgtgttctgttctgttctgttgCTGTTTTGTGCCTCAGGACTCGCACAACTGGCGAAAGTAACAG GATCGGATGTCCCCGCCGAGCTCGAAGCCAATTGCACCATGGAGCGCCTAGATGACTACAGAAAACCAGTGACCCTCTCTTTGTTGGAAGAGAAATTCAGATGGTTCACTGAGCTGAAATGCAGAGATGAATGCGCCAAGCGCGCTATCTGCGGCCATGCTAACTTCAACAACAGGACCAGGGAGTGCCAGTTAGTTCAACGAAGGGCATTCCATGAGAGTTATTTGTCTGAACAAGGTCTTTATGTGATGTGGCGAAAGAATTGTCCACTTGAACACA TATGGAACCGAACCGACGATCCTCTGAAGATGGTCATGTGTCCCATGCAACCGCAAACCCAACGACTTTCATTGAAGTATGCCTACAAGTTTGCAAAGCACATCTCAAATGACGTGGATGCGTCATGGTGGTGTCAGAGGGATCCAATCTGCAAGGGTGTCTACAGAAATGCTACTTGGACGAATATGCACGTGTTCCTCTATAAGGCGGTCGTCGACGAGAGTGCCACGGGAGACATCACGGAGATCTCGGTCAAGAATTGTGCTCCACCTG GCCCTCAATCAGGATCCGCGTGCTTCTTCACAGCCTACAACCGAAAAACAGTCCGAGGCAAGTCATATTACACCAAAAGGGACAAGAACTTCCGTGAGTGTTACACGATGTGCCAGGAAGACGACGAATGCTATGCAGCCTATGCAAGGGAAGATAGGTTCAGATCCCGAATGAAGTGTAAACTCTACAAGAAGGAGGCAGTAACAGGGCTGGGCAGGTTTAAAAAAGAGTTTGATAATGCTAAGGTTTGGTTGAGGAACGTATGCCATGAGTGA
- the LOC135483074 gene encoding protein lev-9-like: MKTMMRLKSLAFSSVLWLFCAISGQAQQAEETVYCPYPGTIRNGIILLVGVIGKYEYRPYVRRIGQGQAIEYQCTTGYRLRGPTNATCLDGRWSQDIKPECESVYCPYPGTIRNGKILLVGVVGKYEYRPYVRRIGQGQAIEYQCTTGYRLRGPTNATCLDGRWSQDIKPECESVYCPYPGTIRNGKILLVGVIGKYEYRPYVRHIGQGQAIEFQCTAGYRLRGPTNATCLDGRWSQDIKPECESVYCPYPGTIRNGKILLVGVIGKYEYRPYVIRIGQGQAIEYQCTAGYRLRGPTNATCLDGRWSPDIMPECESVYCPYPGTIGNGKILLVGVIGKYEYRPYVRRIGQGQAIEYQCTTGYRLRGPTNATCLDGRWSQDIKPECESVYCPYPGTIRNGKILLVGVIGKYEYRPYVIRIGQGQAIEYQCTTGYRLRGPTNATCLDGRWSPDIKPECESVYCPYPGTIRNGIILLVGVIGKYEYRPYIRHIGQGQAIEFQCTAGYRKDGPLNATCLNGVWRPDIKPQCVEDAESDVLN, translated from the exons ATGAAGACGATGATGCGTCTAAAATCACTTGCTTTCTCTTCTGTTTTGTGGCTGTTTTGTGCCATCTCGGGGCAAGCACAACAGGCGGAAGAAACAG TTTACTGTCCATACCCCGGCACCATCAGAAATGGAATAATCCTCCTGGTAGGCGTCATTGGAAAATACGAATACCGTCCCTACGTCAGACGCATCGGTCAAGGACAAGCGATCGAGTACCAATGTACGACTGGGTATCGCCTTAGGGGGCCTACTAATGCTACATGTTTAGATGGTAGGTGGAGCCAAGATATCAAGCCGGAATGCGAATCGGTTTACTGTCCATACCCCGGCACCATCAGAAATGGAAAAATCCTCCTGGTAGGCGTCGTTGGAAAATACGAATACCGTCCCTACGTCAGACGCATCGGTCAAGGACAAGCGATCGAGTACCAATGTACGACTGGGTATCGCCTTAGGGGGCCTACTAATGCTACATGTTTAGATGGTAGGTGGAGCCAAGATATCAAGCCGGAATGCGAATCGGTTTACTGTCCATACCCCGGCACCATCAGAAATGGAAAAATCCTCCTGGTAGGCGTCATTGGAAAATACGAATACCGTCCCTACGTCAGACACATCGGTCAAGGACAAGCGATCGAGTTCCAATGTACGGCTGGGTATCGCCTTAGGGGGCCTACTAATGCTACATGTTTAGATGGTAGGTGGAGCCAAGATATCAAGCCGGAATGCGAATCGGTTTACTGTCCATACCCCGGCACCATCAGAAATGGAAAAATCCTCCTGGTAGGCGTCATTGGAAAATACGAATACCGTCCCTACGTCATACGCATCGGTCAAGGACAAGCGATCGAGTACCAATGTACGGCTGGGTATCGCCTTAGGGGGCCTACTAATGCTACGTGTTTAGATGGTAGGTGGAGTCCAGATATCATGCCGGAATGCGAATCGGTTTACTGTCCATACCCCGGCACCATCGGAAATGGAAAAATCCTCCTGGTAGGCGTCATTGGAAAATACGAATACCGTCCCTACGTCAGACGCATCGGTCAAGGACAAGCGATCGAGTACCAATGTACGACTGGGTATCGCCTTAGGGGGCCTACTAATGCTACATGTTTAGATGGTAGGTGGAGCCAAGATATCAAGCCGGAATGCGAATCGGTTTACTGTCCATACCCCGGCACCATCAGAAATGGAAAAATCCTCCTGGTAGGCGTCATTGGAAAATACGAATACCGTCCCTACGTCATACGCATCGGTCAAGGACAAGCGATCGAGTACCAATGTACGACTGGGTATCGCCTTAGGGGGCCTACTAATGCTACATGTTTAGATGGTAGGTGGAGTCCAGATATCAAGCCGGAATGCGAATCGGTTTACTGTCCATACCCCGGCACCATCAGAAATGGAATAATCCTCCTGGTGGGCGTCATTGGAAAATACGAATACCGTCCCTACATCAGACACATCGGTCAAGGACAAGCGATCGAGTTCCAATGTACGGCTGGGTATCGTAAAGACGGGCCCCTTAACGCCACGTGCTTAAATGGAGTTTGGAGACCGGACATCAAGCCACAATGTGTCGAGGATGCAGAATCTGATGTTCTGAATTAG
- the LOC135483788 gene encoding putative ammonium transporter 3, whose product MATSNTSISPGVDPAETNSAPSFVNGLRSTIATGNLSSDDAIWILTSTFIIFTMQSGFGLLECGTVSSKNELNIMIKNMVDVIFGGTTFWMFGYAFQFGQAEGANWFCGMGDYLLIHEDEKSEGDTLAHYFFQSSFSTTAATIVSGAMAERTKLLAYIAFSCFNTLIFVFPAHWIWSNRGFLKELQVIDVAGAGPVHILGGTTGLVATLMLKPRMNRFTKSEPKSKMSSPTNAMLGMFMLWWGWLGFNCGSTFGITDNKWILAARSAVATISSSIGGGMVGMGLSYTFKKRKFDIADLINSILGSLVSITGYCAYAYPWEGFIIGCVGAVIVFFGVKLLEDLKIDDPVGCIPVHMMCGVWGLVCIGLFGQPDTIGGTTKLYGVFYGGEYYLLCVQVLCVLIIIIWTVITSTIILTCIDLTIGLRISKEEEILGSDIVEHDFNHVSDDRYEDETIKLLGDYQRLCKRKLSIECEQYFRKF is encoded by the exons ATGGCTACATCGAATACCAGCATCAGCCCGGGCGTGGATCCGGCGGAGACCAATTCAGCCCCATCCTTCGTTAATGGCTTGCGAAGCACTATTGCAACCGGCAATCTTAGCTCTGATGACGCAATATGGATATTGACCAGTACCTTTATAATTTTCACCATGCAATCAG GTTTTGGCCTGTTGGAATGTGGTACGGTGTCCAGTAAGAACGAGTTAAACATCATGATAAAGAACATGGTCGACGTCATCTTCGGCGGTACAACTTTCTGGATGTTTGGCTATGCGTTTCAGTTCGGCCAAGCTGAGGGTGCGAATTGGTTCTGCGGGATGGGAGATTATCTCCTTATCCACGAAGATGAAAAAAGTGAGGGAGACACACTTGCCCATTATTTTTTCCAGTCCTCCTTTTCCACCACTGCCGCTACCATCGTTTCTG GGGCAATGGCAGAAAGAACGAAGCTTTTAGCCTATATCGCTTTCTCTTGTTTTAACACCCTCATTTTCGTCTTCCCCGCCCATTGGATTTGGAGCAATAGGGGATTTCTTAAG GAGTTGCAAGTAATTGATGTGGCGGGAGCAGGGCCAGTACATATACTTGGTGGAACCACTGGTCTCGTGGCCACATTGATGCTTAAGCCCCGAATGAACCGATTTACCAAGTCTGAGCCCAAGTCCAAGATGAGTTCGCCCACTAATGCTATGCTAGGGATGTTCATGCTTTG GTGGGGATGGCTAGGCTTCAACTGCGGCAGCACTTTTGGCATCACCGATAACAAGTGGATCCTAGCGGCACGGTCAGCAGTGGCAACTATCAGTTCATCAATTGGTGGAGGGATGGTTGGAATGGGACTCAG TTACACGTTCAAGAAGAGAAAATTTGACATTGCCGACCTGATCAACAGTATTCTTGGTTCCTTGGTATCGATAACGG GTTACTGTGCCTACGCCTATCCATGGGAAGGCTTTATCATCGGCTGTGTAGGTGCAGTCATCGTATTTTTCGGAGTGAAGTTGCTCGAGGACCTCAAGATCGACGACCCAGTGG GCTGTATTCCCGTACATATGATGTGCGGTGTTTGGGGTTTGGTCTGCATAggcctgttcggccagccggacACCATTGGAGGTACAACGAAGTTGTATGGCGTGTTCTAC GGTGGAGAGTACTATCTCTTGTGCGTGCAAGTCCTTTGcgttctcatcatcatcatctggacAGTCATCACCTCCACCATCATCTTGACTTGTATTGACTTGACCATCGGATTGCGCATCAGCAAGGAAGAGGAGATTCTCGGCTCCGATATCGTGGAGCATGACTTTAATCATGTGTCGGACGACAGATATGAAGATGAGACTATTAAGCTGCTTGGAGACTACCAGCGACTGTGCAAGCGGAAGCTATCAATAGAGTGCGAGCagtattttcggaaattttag